The Nymphalis io chromosome 14, ilAglIoxx1.1, whole genome shotgun sequence genome has a segment encoding these proteins:
- the LOC126773196 gene encoding mucin-5AC-like gives MRSALLCVFFTLIVRRIRAENDDFRPTPIPLNEWHHERREGRTGTLHETIKTDSPPSVAAIPAHYWEDALRHSVYLTLVRDKIDQLIAKGDVISPNSKPDSYDSKEIDDHDLWDKIKTAPFDRIQEEEPAYFGDVTIMAKGRLLEEKNGFRFAEDERTKEKCTGDKCMDGVKAFWSVKRVRQRDQETSPGKYHYELTFSVISQMPKKQKKPYENPIRTFTVKESSPKGIIIDRPQEHRRFDPVSFHTSRPERAVWVHKNIAPSKSFTGRKQYFSGLDRIFSSFFSDDDNRSYESTQSKYKSNSYSGQTGSQYSKIGHVGVSVDKHQMPYPYRPHPVQHARPPLQAPPNNQMQQYLEVGSYTTANSNPYAHYSYDHHVESNQPVKTTRPAVLPTPLPPVLPSRDQSTDMTNTMSLESTAFTPNTMKIHKPYNKYKSTPVKVNYLSEHVRPPVYNAPPGVFVTMDKKPFKPMPPLKLVHPAKPHRPNKPIDFRPSPQVLDQNSDQGSFSDTAFRPITMNYGDNSSSDSSEFSYTNKKSETKNLKKPSKKHENIRPHRITTPTPDIITVQSTSDEEIEIMDWTNVLGAFTKTTPMVSQTEKMQISETTTHMTTPVTVTTPKKIIITTEAAKETTTSISTTVKPKKRTRPPPKFVKQEKIKKHKRITSTTTTTTTNAPESLNKKRLLQDLTPQASSAATGAMKSFRTNESNNKTISPSTSSTTTTTTTTTTTTTTKPTTTKKTTTTQTPSTTVKKTVSSTTQPKNKNRFRQSTLMYKGTSVKHDRWNSVAMQKNQTMTTSIPSSLLYRRKGSNFQGYISSTTPRPTDDERDKNNHADRKLSLTNLKASTKTPNATTQASSNYEETIDQYESNSVLPIERSPEANENNQNYNNETKDRTEYIFQSTTTPLYEVEETSSVGKLVEVDSTLYTQPKNKTKCKKKKNSISTTEENMDIDSDTLTTIMVPTISKTSTEIATTSDILQELFNFDFKGNNDETTNDNTKADLDEEESLNHENYSKIDTDFDFLGVLNGKKEHKSYEQNDYQYESDDDTGDNDEDNSYEEEYEDSKTLSIDDDDTEFESDEDEEDKNETEKSYKDNHEKKRSYSFLELMAMS, from the coding sequence GAAGAATACGCGCAGAAAACGATGACTTTAGGCCAACACCAATCCCGTTGAACGAATGGCACCACGAAAGAAGAGAAGGTCGCACTGGAACGTTGCACGAAACTATCAAAACAGACTCACCGCCTTCTGTAGCTGCAATACCTGCGCACTACTGGGAAGACGCTTTGAGACACAGCGTATATCTTACACTCGTTAGAGACAAAATTGACCAGCTTATTGCCAAGGGTGACGTCATATCTCCAAATAGTAAACCCGACAGTTACGATTCTAAAGAGATCGATGATCACGATTTATgggataaaattaaaactgcaCCTTTCGATAGAATACAAGAGGAGGAGCCAGCTTATTTTGGTGACGTCACGATTATGGCAAAGGGGCGCCTCTTAGAAGAAAAGAACGGATTTCGCTTCGCTGAAGACGAAAGGACGAAAGAAAAATGCACCGGTGACAAGTGCATGGATGGTGTAAAAGCATTTTGGTCAGTCAAACGCGTCCGACAGAGAGACCAAGAAACATCGCCTGGTAAATATCATTACGAGTTGACATTCTCCGTTATCTCTCAAATGcctaaaaaacaaaagaagccATATGAAAATCCGATCCGAACATTCACGGTAAAGGAAAGCTCTCCAAAAGGAATAATAATAGATAGGCCGCAAGAGCATCGTAGATTTGATCCTGTATCTTTTCATACGTCAAGGCCAGAAAGAGCTGTATGGGTTCACAAAAATATAGCACCGTCAAAATCTTTTACAGGAAGAAAACAATACTTTTCAGGCTTAGATAGAATTTTTTCTTCGTTTTTCTCAGACGACGACAACAGGTCATACGAATCAACGCAATCTAAGTATAAGTCAAACTCATATTCTGGGCAAACAGGATCACAATATTCAAAAATAGGGCATGTCGGGGTCTCTGTGGATAAACATCAAATGCCATATCCATATAGACCACATCCAGTCCAACATGCACGCCCACCTCTACAAGCACCTCCAAATAATCAAATGCAACAATATTTGGAAGTTGGTTCGTATACAACGGCTAACAGTAACCCATACGCACATTATTCATATGATCATCACGTAGAATCAAACCAACCTGTAAAAACAACTCGACCGGCTGTCTTGCCGACacctctaccaccagtattaccATCTAGAGATCAATCTACAGATATGACGAATACAATGTCCCTAGAAAGTACGGCTTTTACTCCTAACACAATGAAGATACATAAACcatacaacaaatataaatcaacaccagttaaagttaattatttatccgAGCATGTAAGGCCTCCAGTTTATAATGCTCCACCCGGTGTGTTCGTTACAATGGATAAAAAACCATTTAAACCGATGCCACCTTTAAAACTCGTCCACCCGGCTAAGCCACACAGACCAAATAAACCAATTGACTTCAGACCAAGTCCACAAGTTTTGGATCAGAATTCTGACCAAGGTTCATTTTCTGATACAGCATTTAGACCGATAACAATGAATTATGGGGACAATAGCTCATCTGATAGCAGCGAATTTagttatactaataaaaaaagcgAGACCAAAAATCTAAAGAAACCTTCGAagaaacatgaaaatataaGACCACATCGTATCACCACTCCAACTCCAGATATAATAACCGTTCAATCTACATCCGACGAAGAAATCGAAATAATGGATTGGACCAACGTTTTAGGAGCTTTCACTAAAACCACACCAATGGTATCTCAAACGGAAAAGATGCAAATATCTGAAACAACTACGCATATGACAACACCAGTAACCGTAACGACCccgaaaaaaattataataacaacagAAGCAGCAAAAGAAACAACAACATCAATATCAACAACTGTAAAACCCAAAAAACGAACGCGACCTCCACCAAAATTCGTAAAAcaggaaaaaattaaaaaacacaaaagaaTCACTTCAACGACGACTACTACGACTACTAATGCACcagaaagtttaaataaaaaaagactacTACAAGACCTAACACCACAAGCAAGTTCAGCAGCAACGGGTGCCATGAAATCATTTAGAACCAATGAATCAAATAACAAAACGATCTCACCCTCGACTTCAAGTACAACTACAACTACAACTACAACTACTACCACGACCACGACCAAACCAACTAcgacaaaaaaaacaactacaACTCAAACGCCTAGCACGACAGTAAAAAAAACGGTCAGTTCAACGACACAGCCAAAGAATAAAAATCGATTCCGACAGTCAACGTTAATGTATAAAGGAACATCAGTTAAACACGACAGATGGAACTCTGTCGCAATgcaaaaaaatcaaacaatgaCTACATCGATACCCTCGTCACTTTTATACAGGAGGAAGGGTTCTAATTTTCAAGGTTATATTTCATCGACTACTCCTCGACCAACTGACGAcgaaagagataaaaataatcaCGCGGATCGGAAATTGAGTTTAACCAATTTAAAAGCAAGTACTAAAACACCTAATGCTACCACACAAGCAAGTTCGAATTATGAAGAAACTATTGATCAATATGAAAGCAATAGtgttttaccaatagaaagatCGCCAGAGGCCAATGAgaacaatcaaaattataacaatgaaaCTAAAGATCGCACAGAGTATATATTTCAGTCTACAACTACCCCATTATATGAAGTAGAGGAAACATCATCAGTTGGAAAATTAGTGGAAGTTGATTCGACATTGTATACACAgcctaaaaacaaaacaaagtgcaaaaagaagaaaaatagtATCTCAACTACAGAAGAAAATATGGATATAGATTCTGATACCCTTACTACAATAATGGTCCCAACTATATCTAAAACATCAACAGAAATAGCAACTACAAGCGATATTCTCCAAGAactttttaactttgattttaaGGGTAATAATGATGAAACTACAAATGATAATACTAAGGCTGATTTAGATGAAGAAGAAAGTTTAAATCACGAAAATTATTCGAAAATCGATACAGATTTTGACTTTTTGGGGGTGTTGAATGGTAAAAAAGA